In the genome of Raphanus sativus cultivar WK10039 chromosome 4, ASM80110v3, whole genome shotgun sequence, one region contains:
- the LOC130511104 gene encoding uncharacterized protein LOC130511104, whose translation MSKINNLEFAALNLSGDNYLQWALDTKILLRSKNLGDTITEDTEPSVKNKYQAIVIIRHHLAEGLKDQYLTIEDPLELWTELKNRYDHQKTVILPKALYDWRNLRIQDYKSVEEYNSVMFKIVSKLKLCGETVTDADMLEKTFSTFHTSNMLLQQQYREKGFSTYAALISCLLLAEQNNELLMMNSELRPPGAKALPEAHAAIEPKDETPRESYRGRMRGRGRWQGSNRGFQPRGRGFQPRGRGFQPRDHLGRSRGRGYSRGLQASRGYKSDFKTHGSTRLSCYRCGMTNHWANKCRTPHHLVKLYQESIKGKDPVANWVHHDDENDLDHENDQNHENDQAEYETSDLLKSG comes from the coding sequence atgtcgaaaatcaacaACCTTGAGTTTGCTGCCCTCAATCTCTCCGGAGATAATTACCTCCAATGGGCACTTGATACCAAAATTCTCTTGAGGTCTAAAAATCTTGGTGATACTATCACTGAAGATACTGAGCCATCGGTTAAGAATAAATACCAGGCCATTGTGATCATTCGCCATCATCTGGCAGAAGGTCTTAAAGACCAGTACCTCACTATTGAGGATCCTCTGGAACTTTGGACAGAGTTGAAAAACAGATATGATCATCAGAAAACTGTGATCTTGCCAAAGGCCCTTTATGATTGGAGGAACCTAAGAatccaagactataagtctgtggaagAGTATAACTCGGTTATGTTCAAGATAGTCTCCAAGTTGAAATTGTGTGGGGAGACTGTCACTGATGCTGATATGCTGGAGAAAACATTCTCCACATTCCACACCAGCAATATGTTGCTTCAGCAACAGTACCGAGAAAAGGGTTTCTCCACTTATGCTGCCTTAATCTCATGTTTGTTGCTTGCTGAACAgaacaatgagttactcatgatGAACAGTGAGCTAAGGCCACCTGGTGCTAAAGCATTGCCTGAGGCACATGCGGCCATAGAGCCAAAAGATGAGACTCCAAGAGAGTCATACCGCGGTCGCATGAGAGGCCGTGGAAGATGGCAAGGAAGTAACCGTGGTTTTCAACCACGAGGTCGTGGGTTTCAGCCACGAGGACGTGGATTCCAACCACGAGATCATCTTGGTCGCAGCCGGGGCCGAGGCTATAGCCGAGGTCTCCAAgctagccgtgggtataagtccgaCTTCAAAACCCATGGCTCGACCAGACTTTCTTGCTATCGTTGTGGGATGACCAATCATTGGGCTAACAAATGCAGAACTCCCCACCATCTTGTTAaactctaccaggagagcataaagggaAAAGACCCTGTGGCAAATTGGGTCCATCATGATGATGAGAATGATCTAGACCATGAGAATGATCAAAACCATGAGAATGATCAAGCCGAGTATGAGACTTCGGATCTCCTTAAAAGTGGCTGA